In a genomic window of Campylobacter concisus:
- the xseB gene encoding exodeoxyribonuclease VII small subunit, which yields MEQKEQSFEEKLALADKILNDLNKDDVSLENSIKLHEQGKKLLNEAREILENAKLSIKQVDDE from the coding sequence ATGGAGCAAAAAGAGCAAAGCTTTGAAGAAAAATTAGCCTTAGCAGATAAAATTTTAAACGATCTAAATAAAGATGATGTGAGCTTAGAAAATAGCATAAAGCTGCACGAACAAGGCAAAAAACTTTTAAATGAAGCAAGAGAAATTTTAGAAAATGCAAAACTTAGCATAAAGCAGGTGGATGATGAGTAG
- a CDS encoding MmcQ/YjbR family DNA-binding protein: protein MKRSDVERYIKEKFDVLGEQIFPKYPKFSVFRHKNNKKWFALIIQISASKLGLKSDEVIDVLNLKCSPDLAMVLVDERQIFKAYHMNKKHWISVNLNSKISQKTVFDLIDESFALSK, encoded by the coding sequence TTGAAACGAAGTGACGTTGAGAGATACATAAAAGAGAAATTTGACGTTTTAGGTGAGCAAATTTTCCCAAAGTATCCAAAATTTAGTGTCTTTCGTCACAAGAACAACAAGAAGTGGTTTGCGCTGATTATACAGATAAGCGCTAGTAAGCTTGGTCTTAAAAGTGACGAAGTGATAGATGTTTTAAATCTAAAATGCAGCCCAGATCTAGCCATGGTGCTAGTTGATGAGAGGCAAATTTTTAAAGCATATCATATGAATAAAAAGCACTGGATAAGCGTAAATTTAAACTCCAAAATCTCACAAAAAACAGTTTTTGACCTAATAGACGAGAGCTTTGCCTTAAGCAAATAA
- a CDS encoding EAL domain-containing protein, with translation MTYQYVDYFKNVSKYDVANFQSYINDSAMGDVLLLKDDNKNGYKVVASSDKRIINQEFNDKSCGNIFAHNFQKDYFWAKILPENAAQVCMFVPVGEYILGFKGKVDQRITGTHDEYFFEWLLNNMALTFILSLVGAIVALSTCIWYAVKYIKEKNNYNALKTDTKKQIEELGEKLYIDPMTGLLNKTALVRDVSSYENPKVVLIDIDDFGKMNDFYGKFACDQILVKMADLISEFAKDENMKAYCIEADRFALVEDSDSFIDRYEDMVEDLIEIFKGRMLSIVDEDSREIEGIEIHSTIGFALDSDQTLRKATIALKTAKEQDKDYVCYFKGLNQKEEYATQIERSKLIQYATINNNIVPYFQPIVNDQKVPVKYECLIRLLDRGDVISPNVFLDISKRIKRYADLEKQLIVKCFKQLVEDKNLVLSINLSSRDMIDGDVSSLVLNLLNKHNVAGRVVFEIVEDEELKNLERVSNFIERVKSMGAKIAIDDFGSGYSNFSYIIKIKPDYVKIDGSIIKDIDINKDSHYIASAIVAFAKDLGIKTIAEYVHSKEIFEICKEIGVDEFQGFYFGAPERAGS, from the coding sequence TTGACATATCAATATGTTGATTATTTCAAAAATGTCAGCAAATATGATGTCGCAAATTTCCAATCTTACATTAACGATAGTGCTATGGGTGATGTTCTTTTATTAAAGGATGATAATAAAAATGGATACAAGGTCGTAGCGTCTTCAGATAAAAGAATAATAAATCAAGAATTTAACGACAAAAGCTGTGGAAATATCTTTGCTCATAATTTCCAAAAAGATTATTTTTGGGCAAAAATTTTGCCAGAAAATGCTGCTCAAGTTTGTATGTTTGTACCGGTCGGAGAGTATATATTAGGCTTTAAAGGAAAGGTCGATCAACGTATTACCGGTACACATGATGAGTACTTTTTTGAGTGGCTTTTAAATAATATGGCTTTAACATTCATCTTAAGCCTCGTTGGTGCAATAGTTGCTTTGTCCACTTGTATATGGTATGCGGTCAAGTATATAAAAGAAAAAAATAACTATAACGCATTAAAAACAGATACTAAAAAACAGATAGAAGAGCTTGGAGAAAAGCTTTATATCGATCCAATGACTGGACTTTTAAATAAAACAGCATTGGTGCGTGATGTTAGTAGCTATGAAAATCCTAAAGTAGTGCTTATAGATATTGACGATTTTGGCAAGATGAATGACTTTTACGGTAAATTTGCATGTGACCAGATTTTGGTAAAGATGGCTGATTTGATCAGTGAATTTGCCAAAGATGAGAATATGAAAGCTTACTGTATAGAAGCAGATAGGTTTGCTCTGGTAGAAGATAGCGATAGCTTTATCGATAGATATGAAGATATGGTTGAAGATTTGATAGAAATTTTTAAAGGTCGTATGCTAAGTATAGTCGATGAAGATAGTAGAGAGATAGAAGGTATCGAGATACATAGTACAATAGGCTTTGCTCTTGATAGTGACCAAACACTAAGAAAAGCAACAATAGCATTAAAAACAGCAAAAGAGCAAGATAAAGACTATGTTTGTTATTTCAAAGGGCTAAATCAAAAAGAGGAATACGCAACTCAAATAGAACGCTCTAAACTAATACAATACGCCACTATAAATAACAATATTGTTCCTTATTTTCAGCCGATAGTTAATGACCAAAAGGTACCTGTAAAATATGAATGTTTGATAAGGCTTTTGGATAGAGGTGATGTTATATCACCAAATGTCTTTTTAGATATCTCAAAGCGTATTAAGCGTTATGCTGATCTTGAGAAACAACTCATTGTAAAGTGTTTTAAGCAGCTTGTAGAGGATAAGAATTTAGTACTTTCTATAAATTTAAGCAGTAGAGATATGATCGATGGTGATGTTAGCTCACTTGTTTTAAATTTATTGAACAAGCACAATGTTGCTGGTAGAGTAGTATTTGAGATCGTTGAAGATGAAGAGCTTAAAAATTTAGAGAGAGTTTCAAATTTTATCGAGCGTGTAAAAAGTATGGGCGCAAAGATCGCTATTGATGATTTTGGCTCAGGATATTCAAATTTTTCTTACATTATAAAGATCAAGCCTGACTATGTGAAGATCGATGGCTCTATTATAAAAGATATAGACATAAATAAAGATTCACACTATATCGCAAGTGCGATCGTGGCATTTGCAAAAGACCTTGGTATAAAAACTATTGCTGAATA
- the murC gene encoding UDP-N-acetylmuramate--L-alanine ligase: MKKVHFIGIGGIGISAIARFLHEKGHKISGSDIKESKTTLELQSEGIEVITPHCKEAIKDQDFVVYSAAIKEDNIELVEARNKGIKCFSRKEILPYVLEDKCVFAVAGAHGKSTTSAMLASLIEGSVIIGAISKQFGSNMRYAKSDNVVFEADESDSSFLNSNPYLAIVTNAEPEHMEHYDYDLAKFYAAYKGFLERAKVRVINAEDEFLSTLKLDAIRLYPSSDITELTMVVRDYQPYTSFNLKNLGKFEAFGMGEHIAIDASLAILAAMHETPLKDIRENLLNFKGIKKRFDILSANKNFVLIDDYAHHPTEIKATLKSVFEYAKILGINSVTAIFQPHRYTRLSTNLPGFKECFKGVDELVILPVYAAGESPIEVDMKSEFSEYNPIFTDKVERVEEGIEFTDEFGVKNRLSDGIVVGFGAGDISVQLRGGY; the protein is encoded by the coding sequence ATCAAAAAAGTCCATTTCATAGGCATCGGTGGCATTGGCATCTCAGCCATCGCTAGATTTTTACACGAAAAAGGCCACAAGATAAGTGGCAGCGATATCAAAGAGAGCAAGACGACGCTTGAACTTCAAAGCGAAGGCATTGAGGTCATCACTCCGCACTGTAAAGAGGCGATAAAAGACCAAGACTTCGTGGTTTATTCAGCCGCGATAAAAGAGGATAATATCGAGCTAGTGGAGGCTAGAAACAAAGGCATAAAGTGCTTTTCAAGAAAAGAAATTTTGCCTTATGTGCTTGAAGATAAGTGCGTCTTTGCGGTTGCTGGCGCGCACGGCAAGAGTACTACTTCAGCGATGTTAGCAAGCCTCATTGAGGGCTCAGTGATTATTGGCGCCATCTCAAAGCAGTTTGGTTCAAATATGCGCTACGCTAAAAGCGATAACGTCGTATTTGAGGCAGACGAGAGTGACTCTAGCTTTCTAAACTCAAACCCATATCTAGCCATCGTCACCAATGCAGAGCCAGAGCACATGGAGCACTACGACTACGATCTAGCTAAATTTTACGCAGCTTACAAAGGCTTTTTGGAGCGTGCAAAGGTTAGAGTGATAAACGCTGAGGACGAGTTTTTGAGCACGCTTAAGCTTGATGCGATCAGGCTTTATCCAAGCAGTGATATCACAGAGCTAACGATGGTGGTAAGAGACTATCAGCCATACACTAGCTTCAACCTTAAAAATTTAGGCAAATTTGAAGCCTTTGGCATGGGCGAGCACATCGCTATAGACGCATCTTTGGCTATCCTTGCTGCGATGCACGAGACGCCGCTTAAAGACATTAGAGAAAATTTACTAAATTTTAAAGGGATCAAAAAGCGTTTTGACATCCTTAGCGCAAACAAAAATTTCGTCCTAATCGACGACTACGCGCACCATCCAACCGAGATAAAAGCGACACTAAAATCAGTCTTTGAATACGCCAAAATTTTAGGTATAAACAGCGTCACAGCGATATTTCAGCCACACCGCTACACAAGACTTAGCACAAATTTACCTGGCTTTAAAGAGTGCTTTAAGGGCGTTGATGAGCTTGTCATCTTGCCAGTTTATGCAGCTGGAGAAAGTCCGATCGAAGTTGATATGAAGAGCGAATTTAGCGAGTATAACCCGATCTTTACCGACAAGGTCGAGAGGGTTGAAGAGGGGATAGAATTTACAGATGAATTTGGCGTGAAAAACCGCCTAAGTGACGGCATCGTAGTTGGCTTTGGAGCGGGCGATATCAGCGTGCAACTAAGAGGCGGGTACTAA
- a CDS encoding endonuclease MutS2 yields the protein MTEEIFLKLDLGEYLEKFNSFLARQKPLFLQGDSKIHFENISELSKYDFKAPDEIKELDDALMRLSKQAVLHISEIYEFAKIIKYFSYLKKQKFEGRLGEWIAKVEIPEAMSTLANSFDENGEFSDSVDERFYAIKQAFSEKKRQIDAELKKLIYSKHITPYLVDTQTHYINSQEALLVRGGFNHALKGTVIARSSGGYFYVAPANTERLKKEQSELLDRKEEIIFEHCKKFSLQMSKSLLFLKFINNAFDQFDAYQARVNLARSRDYEFVLPNSSHVIKLEKFAHPALKNPKSVSVDFSKKVLLITGVNAGGKSMLLKSIISATLLAKYLLPMRIDANRSSIGSFKEFDAIIEDPQSVKNDISTFAGRMVHFARLFTKKSIIIGIDEIELGTDFEEAASLYGVMIERLITQDIKMIITTHHKRLAMLLAKNPEVELVAALYDEAAQRPKFEFLKGTIGKSYAFETAARYGISQNLVAQAKKIYGEDKENLNEIITKTLNLQTKLDEGIKEITTKEERLERLLEEQKELKEKNEIKLNATISRLEKEYFEAINAAKAVINFKDIKDKQRALNVANEKKAAIVKPKKTERESLKVGDRVKYENIKGTVLSISKNDAMIESNGINLRVPLELLRKNGNEVVLPKKGDVSLNVDKPKTASLSLDLHGMRADEAIAKLDKFISDSLVMGFDEVSVFHGIGTGKLAFAVKNFLKEHPSVKEFFDAPANQGGYGAKIVRL from the coding sequence ATGACTGAAGAGATATTTTTAAAGCTCGATTTGGGCGAGTATCTAGAGAAATTTAACTCCTTTTTAGCAAGGCAAAAACCGCTATTTTTACAAGGCGACAGCAAAATCCACTTTGAAAACATTAGTGAGCTTTCAAAGTATGATTTTAAGGCGCCTGATGAGATAAAAGAGCTTGATGACGCGCTTATGAGACTTAGCAAGCAAGCAGTGCTTCACATCAGTGAAATTTACGAGTTTGCAAAGATTATTAAGTATTTTTCATATCTAAAAAAGCAAAAATTTGAAGGTAGGCTTGGCGAGTGGATCGCTAAAGTTGAGATCCCTGAAGCGATGAGCACTTTGGCAAATAGTTTTGATGAAAACGGCGAGTTTAGCGACAGCGTGGATGAGAGATTTTACGCGATAAAGCAGGCGTTTAGCGAGAAAAAGCGCCAGATCGATGCTGAGCTTAAAAAGCTCATCTACTCAAAGCACATCACGCCCTATCTAGTCGATACCCAGACGCACTACATCAACTCACAAGAGGCACTTTTGGTGCGTGGCGGCTTTAACCACGCCCTAAAAGGCACCGTGATTGCTAGAAGCTCAGGCGGCTACTTCTACGTCGCACCTGCAAACACCGAGCGCCTAAAAAAGGAGCAAAGCGAGCTACTTGATAGAAAAGAGGAGATCATTTTTGAGCACTGCAAGAAATTTAGCTTGCAGATGAGCAAGAGCCTGCTCTTTTTGAAATTTATAAATAACGCATTTGATCAGTTTGATGCGTATCAGGCGCGTGTAAATTTGGCTAGATCACGTGATTATGAGTTTGTTTTGCCAAACAGCTCGCATGTTATCAAGCTTGAGAAATTTGCCCATCCAGCGCTTAAAAACCCAAAAAGCGTGAGTGTGGATTTTAGCAAAAAGGTGCTTTTAATAACCGGTGTAAATGCTGGCGGCAAATCGATGCTTTTAAAATCAATCATCTCAGCCACGCTGCTTGCAAAGTATCTGCTGCCTATGCGTATCGATGCAAACCGCTCAAGCATCGGCTCTTTTAAAGAATTTGACGCGATCATAGAAGATCCGCAAAGTGTGAAAAACGACATCTCGACCTTTGCTGGCAGGATGGTGCACTTTGCAAGGCTTTTTACTAAAAAATCGATCATCATAGGCATCGACGAGATCGAGCTTGGTACTGACTTTGAGGAGGCTGCGAGCTTGTATGGTGTCATGATAGAGCGCCTCATTACTCAAGATATCAAAATGATTATCACGACTCACCACAAACGCCTTGCAATGTTGCTAGCTAAAAACCCAGAGGTTGAGCTAGTGGCGGCACTTTACGACGAGGCGGCACAAAGGCCAAAATTTGAGTTTTTAAAAGGCACGATCGGCAAGTCTTATGCCTTTGAAACGGCGGCAAGATACGGCATATCTCAAAATTTAGTGGCTCAGGCAAAGAAAATTTACGGTGAAGATAAAGAGAATTTAAATGAGATCATCACAAAGACGCTAAATTTACAAACTAAGCTTGATGAGGGTATAAAAGAGATCACGACAAAAGAGGAGCGGCTGGAGCGCTTGCTTGAGGAGCAAAAAGAGCTAAAAGAGAAAAATGAGATCAAGCTAAATGCGACTATTTCACGTCTGGAAAAAGAGTATTTTGAAGCAATAAATGCGGCAAAAGCCGTTATAAATTTCAAGGATATAAAAGACAAGCAAAGGGCGCTAAACGTGGCAAATGAGAAAAAAGCCGCCATCGTTAAGCCTAAAAAAACTGAGCGCGAGAGCCTAAAAGTAGGCGATAGAGTGAAATATGAAAATATAAAAGGCACGGTTTTAAGCATCTCAAAAAATGACGCGATGATCGAGTCAAATGGCATAAATTTGCGTGTACCACTTGAGCTTTTAAGAAAAAATGGCAACGAAGTGGTCTTGCCTAAAAAAGGTGATGTGAGCCTAAATGTCGATAAACCAAAGACAGCCTCGCTCTCGCTTGATCTGCACGGCATGAGAGCTGATGAGGCGATAGCTAAGCTTGATAAATTTATCTCAGATAGTCTTGTTATGGGATTTGACGAGGTTAGCGTATTTCACGGCATCGGCACTGGCAAGCTAGCCTTTGCTGTTAAAAATTTCTTAAAAGAGCATCCAAGTGTGAAGGAATTTTTTGACGCACCAGCAAATCAAGGTGGATATGGAGCTAAAATAGTCAGACTTTAA
- a CDS encoding carbon-nitrogen hydrolase family protein — MSRICALQLPTQPLSEARLDYYLKICADENARLVVLGEYVLNSFFKELISMPKSLIKEQSERKKEALFSMAKKYDLNIVAPIVNLKGKEIFKSLAKFTPTQVKLYDQQILMPYAHWNEAKFFNNTSDELNLPIFTYDKFKVGVMFGYEAHFDVCWAYMSAKKVDIVLVPTACTFFSQARWEELLKVRAFTNNVYVLRVNRVGSHKSDDAQWSFYGDSMLINPFGEVKNRLGKNEEMMIDELSKKELSEARSTWGFMHIEAKFKR, encoded by the coding sequence ATGAGTAGAATTTGTGCTCTTCAGCTACCAACGCAACCTTTGAGCGAGGCTAGGCTTGATTATTATCTAAAAATTTGTGCGGACGAAAACGCAAGGCTAGTTGTGCTTGGTGAGTACGTGCTAAATAGCTTTTTTAAAGAGCTCATTAGCATGCCAAAAAGCCTTATAAAAGAGCAAAGCGAGCGAAAGAAAGAGGCTCTTTTTTCAATGGCAAAAAAGTATGATCTAAATATCGTTGCACCCATTGTAAATCTAAAAGGCAAGGAAATTTTTAAAAGTCTAGCCAAATTTACCCCAACACAAGTAAAGCTATATGATCAGCAAATTCTTATGCCCTACGCTCACTGGAATGAGGCGAAATTCTTTAATAACACAAGTGATGAGCTAAATTTGCCTATTTTTACCTACGATAAATTTAAAGTCGGCGTCATGTTTGGCTATGAGGCGCACTTTGATGTGTGCTGGGCCTATATGAGTGCCAAAAAGGTCGATATCGTGCTAGTGCCAACGGCTTGTACATTTTTTTCTCAGGCGCGCTGGGAGGAGCTTTTAAAGGTTAGGGCCTTTACAAACAACGTCTACGTGCTGCGCGTAAACCGCGTAGGAAGCCATAAAAGTGACGATGCTCAGTGGAGCTTTTACGGCGATTCGATGCTTATTAATCCGTTTGGTGAAGTTAAAAATAGACTCGGCAAGAACGAAGAGATGATGATAGATGAGCTTAGCAAAAAGGAGCTTAGCGAGGCTAGAAGTACTTGGGGCTTTATGCATATAGAGGCTAAATTTAAAAGATAA